In Rhodothermus marinus DSM 4252, a single genomic region encodes these proteins:
- a CDS encoding glycoside hydrolase family 2 protein: MRRYFLLLLLGWLAGGAQAQPDPLIINVDGRRTTSLHGSWAAIVDPFDVGYRTYRNTPSGNSFFRHRRPQHPADRIEYSFEDAPRLEVPGDWNSQRLELFFYEGTVWYQRTFTYRLPADRRLFLYFGAANYEAIVALNGQVLGRHEGGFTPFNFEITELVHDGENDLVVYVNNRRRAEGVPTDNMDWWNYGGLTRRVLLVETPRTFVRDYFVQLDPADPSFLTGWVQLDGPERTLTVTLRLPELGLVQTIRPDTSGRGTFRLRVPERLERWSPEHPRRYRVELATRYETVVDSIGFRTIETRGTELLLNGRPIFLRGISIHEEAPFEGRRAFSKEDARVLLGWARELGCNFVRLAHYPHNEAMVRTAEAMGLLVWAEIPVYWTIQWENPHTLELARQQLRELITRDKNRAAVILWSVANETPRGEARLRFLRTLIDEARRLDPTRLVTAALEHRYVNDTTIVIDDELGRYLDVLGNNEYIGWYDGPPEKARRVVWQNAYDKPLIMSEWGGGAKAGFHGPAEQIWTEEYQARLYREQIAMLRRIPFLVGMSPWILKDFRSPRRPLARIQDYWNRKGVISDRGQRKQAFYVLQAFYRELAQSAIND, from the coding sequence ATGCGCCGCTACTTTCTGTTGCTTCTGCTGGGCTGGCTGGCCGGAGGCGCCCAGGCCCAGCCCGATCCGCTCATCATCAACGTGGACGGCCGCCGGACCACCTCGCTGCACGGAAGCTGGGCCGCCATCGTCGATCCCTTCGACGTGGGCTACCGCACCTACCGCAACACGCCCTCCGGAAACAGTTTCTTCCGCCACCGCCGCCCGCAACACCCGGCCGATCGCATCGAGTACAGCTTCGAAGACGCCCCGCGCCTGGAGGTGCCCGGCGACTGGAACAGCCAGCGCCTCGAACTTTTCTTCTACGAGGGCACCGTCTGGTACCAGCGCACCTTCACCTATCGCCTCCCGGCCGATCGGCGGCTGTTTCTCTACTTCGGGGCGGCCAACTACGAGGCCATCGTGGCCCTCAACGGTCAGGTGCTGGGCCGCCACGAAGGCGGCTTTACCCCGTTCAATTTTGAAATCACAGAGCTTGTCCACGATGGCGAAAATGATCTGGTCGTCTACGTGAACAACCGTCGCCGCGCCGAGGGCGTCCCCACCGACAACATGGACTGGTGGAACTATGGCGGGCTGACGCGGCGCGTGCTGCTGGTGGAGACGCCCCGCACGTTCGTGCGCGACTATTTCGTGCAGCTCGATCCGGCGGATCCGTCGTTTCTTACGGGCTGGGTGCAGCTCGACGGTCCCGAGCGCACGCTGACGGTGACGCTCCGCCTTCCGGAGCTGGGACTTGTGCAGACGATCCGGCCCGACACGAGCGGTCGCGGTACGTTCCGGCTGCGCGTGCCGGAGCGGCTCGAGCGCTGGAGCCCGGAGCACCCGCGCCGCTACCGGGTCGAACTGGCCACGCGCTACGAGACCGTGGTCGACTCGATCGGCTTTCGGACGATCGAGACCCGGGGCACCGAGCTGTTGCTCAACGGCCGCCCCATTTTTCTCCGGGGCATTTCGATCCACGAGGAGGCGCCTTTTGAGGGGCGGCGAGCCTTTTCCAAGGAGGACGCCCGGGTGCTGCTGGGCTGGGCGCGCGAGCTGGGCTGCAACTTCGTGCGGCTGGCGCACTACCCGCACAACGAAGCCATGGTGCGCACGGCCGAGGCGATGGGCCTGCTGGTGTGGGCCGAGATTCCGGTCTACTGGACGATCCAGTGGGAGAACCCGCACACGCTGGAGCTGGCGCGTCAGCAGCTGCGTGAGCTGATCACACGCGACAAAAACCGGGCGGCCGTGATTCTCTGGTCGGTGGCCAACGAGACGCCGCGCGGCGAGGCGCGGCTGCGCTTTCTGCGCACGCTGATCGACGAGGCACGTCGGCTGGACCCGACGCGGCTGGTAACGGCCGCACTGGAGCACCGCTACGTGAACGACACGACGATCGTGATCGACGACGAACTGGGCCGCTACCTGGACGTGCTGGGCAACAACGAGTACATCGGCTGGTACGACGGCCCGCCCGAGAAGGCGCGGCGCGTGGTCTGGCAAAATGCCTACGACAAGCCGCTCATCATGAGCGAGTGGGGCGGCGGGGCGAAGGCGGGCTTTCACGGGCCGGCCGAGCAGATCTGGACCGAGGAGTACCAGGCGCGGCTCTACCGGGAACAGATCGCCATGCTGCGGCGGATTCCGTTTCTGGTGGGCATGTCGCCGTGGATTCTGAAGGATTTTCGCTCGCCGCGGCGACCGCTGGCGCGCATTCAGGACTACTGGAACCGGAAGGGCGTGATCTCGGATCGCGGTCAGCGCAAGCAGGCCTTCTACGTGCTGCAGGCGTTTTACCGGGAGCTGGCCCAGAGCGCGATCAACGATTGA
- a CDS encoding diacylglycerol/polyprenol kinase family protein — MAEAPETASLSYRGELLRKALHLLALSIPIGMLHVTRPTALAVLWPLALAALGADVLRARWPAFHRFIREIFGGMMRPEELPPPGGPIAINGATWVLLSSALLATLFPLPLAATAFAVFMVGDAAAAVVGRRFGRHRWPGSRRTIEGSLAFFGAALLTALFFPIPPLHGVLAALLATVLEVLPLPLNDNLRVPLAVALLLWLVH, encoded by the coding sequence ATGGCGGAAGCTCCAGAGACCGCATCCCTGTCTTACCGGGGCGAGCTGCTTCGCAAGGCGCTGCACCTGCTGGCGCTGAGCATCCCGATTGGCATGCTGCACGTGACGCGCCCGACGGCGCTGGCCGTGCTCTGGCCACTGGCACTGGCGGCCCTTGGGGCCGACGTGCTGCGCGCCCGCTGGCCGGCCTTTCACCGCTTCATCCGAGAAATCTTTGGCGGTATGATGCGCCCCGAGGAACTGCCACCGCCCGGCGGTCCTATCGCCATCAACGGCGCCACCTGGGTACTGCTCTCCAGCGCGTTGCTGGCCACGCTGTTTCCACTGCCGCTGGCCGCCACGGCCTTTGCCGTCTTCATGGTGGGCGATGCGGCCGCGGCCGTCGTAGGACGCCGCTTCGGACGCCACCGCTGGCCCGGAAGCCGCCGCACCATCGAAGGGTCGCTTGCCTTTTTCGGCGCGGCGCTGCTCACAGCCCTTTTCTTTCCCATCCCCCCGCTGCACGGCGTGCTGGCCGCTCTGCTGGCCACCGTGCTGGAAGTGCTGCCGCTTCCGCTCAACGACAACCTGCGCGTGCCACTCGCCGTCGCCCTGCTGCTCTGGCTGGTGCATTAA
- a CDS encoding esterase/lipase family protein, whose protein sequence is MGAARLRIRAPAFPEPPVVPLRYPVLLMHGLGALALPWRPSQLHPIAEHLRRHGIRAYAPNVAPYAPVARRAERWRQYLQHVLEETRAPKAHLIAHSMGGLDARYLIARLDGYRHVASLITIATPHRGTALAELVLKRPATVRRWLERLARRLSHLLLPDEPTALLDTVAQLTPAYVTEVFNAEVPDHPDVPCFSWAGMAGPGTDVPITPCIAPLARYIYRHEGLNDGYVSVRSARWGRFLGTLRVDHLRQVGVRIGPGARFDEKTFFLDLCRQVLAPIESGAFVD, encoded by the coding sequence ATGGGTGCGGCACGCCTCCGGATCCGGGCACCGGCTTTTCCTGAGCCGCCGGTCGTGCCGCTGCGCTATCCGGTGCTGCTGATGCATGGACTGGGGGCGCTGGCCCTGCCCTGGCGTCCGAGTCAACTCCATCCCATTGCCGAACACCTGCGGCGGCACGGCATCCGGGCCTACGCCCCCAACGTGGCCCCGTACGCGCCGGTGGCCCGACGCGCCGAGCGCTGGCGGCAATACCTGCAGCACGTCCTTGAGGAGACACGCGCCCCGAAAGCTCACCTGATCGCCCATTCCATGGGGGGACTCGACGCCCGCTACCTGATCGCCCGGCTCGACGGCTACCGGCACGTCGCCTCGCTGATCACGATCGCCACGCCCCACCGGGGCACCGCACTGGCCGAGCTGGTGCTGAAGCGTCCCGCAACCGTGCGGCGCTGGCTGGAGCGCCTGGCCCGACGCCTCAGCCACCTGCTGTTGCCCGACGAGCCCACCGCTCTGCTGGATACCGTCGCACAACTGACCCCGGCCTACGTGACCGAAGTGTTCAACGCGGAGGTGCCCGATCACCCGGACGTCCCCTGCTTCTCCTGGGCGGGCATGGCCGGTCCCGGCACCGACGTACCCATCACGCCCTGCATCGCCCCGCTGGCCCGCTACATCTACCGGCACGAAGGCCTCAACGACGGCTACGTCTCGGTCCGGAGCGCCCGGTGGGGTCGTTTTCTGGGCACGCTGCGGGTCGATCACCTGCGCCAGGTAGGCGTGCGCATCGGCCCCGGCGCCCGCTTCGATGAAAAAACATTCTTCCTGGATCTGTGCCGCCAGGTACTTGCCCCCATCGAATCGGGCGCTTTTGTAGATTAA